A single window of Paenibacillus sp. FSL H8-0537 DNA harbors:
- a CDS encoding YheC/YheD family protein produces the protein MTAEGMTIGLYVASIEMHAPQEEPKLPEPAFYKQLAETARRKKIDLYVFSPCEFNVDNGQLQGYRFLNERWEKGICKLPDIIYDRRFCKNTEEQLACRSALQAIAARKPHIILNGSLPSKLDVYEALANDERIQPLLPATQRYSHGAMLRSRLSAPGSGLFLKPASGMQGKGALLLQRHAADYWSVSGRSKSNLSFQKRLCSQDALEQWLAKFIGTASYIIQPYLQLQLKTGEPFDIRALVQKDALGLWQVTGLAARCGQTGSITSNLHGGGGVRSAKELLIAEYSEAVNDHLLKQIHEISLYAAVQLEQRFGRLAELGLDFGIEQGRRLWLLEANSRPGRSAFRRLGLEGCAAQSLERPLGYAQMLAHRLHTPLITPSPVLDRSRYDNVQEVLP, from the coding sequence ATGACAGCAGAAGGCATGACGATTGGGTTATATGTTGCTTCCATTGAGATGCATGCCCCCCAGGAGGAGCCGAAGCTTCCCGAACCTGCCTTTTACAAGCAGCTTGCGGAAACCGCTAGAAGGAAAAAGATTGATCTTTACGTCTTTTCTCCCTGCGAATTTAACGTAGATAACGGCCAGCTTCAGGGCTATCGTTTTCTAAATGAGCGCTGGGAGAAGGGCATCTGCAAGCTGCCCGATATTATTTACGATCGGCGCTTCTGCAAAAATACAGAAGAGCAGCTTGCCTGTCGCAGCGCTCTGCAGGCTATTGCAGCCCGCAAGCCGCACATCATTTTGAACGGCAGCCTCCCCTCCAAGTTGGACGTTTACGAGGCGCTTGCGAATGATGAGCGTATCCAGCCGCTGCTGCCGGCTACCCAGCGTTATAGCCATGGCGCTATGCTGCGCAGCCGCCTCTCAGCTCCAGGCTCTGGGCTGTTTCTCAAGCCCGCCTCAGGCATGCAGGGCAAAGGCGCATTGCTGCTCCAGCGTCATGCTGCCGACTACTGGTCCGTCTCAGGGCGCAGCAAAAGTAATCTCTCCTTTCAGAAGCGGCTATGCAGTCAGGATGCTCTGGAGCAATGGCTAGCCAAGTTTATCGGGACTGCCAGCTATATTATTCAGCCGTATTTGCAGCTCCAGCTAAAAACGGGCGAACCTTTCGATATAAGGGCTTTGGTACAGAAAGATGCGTTAGGCCTCTGGCAAGTAACGGGCCTTGCAGCCCGCTGCGGACAGACCGGCTCGATCACCTCCAACCTGCACGGTGGGGGCGGAGTCAGGTCTGCGAAGGAACTGCTTATAGCTGAATACAGCGAAGCGGTAAATGATCATCTATTGAAGCAAATTCACGAAATAAGCCTGTATGCAGCAGTACAGCTTGAACAGAGATTCGGCAGACTTGCTGAGCTTGGACTTGATTTTGGCATTGAGCAGGGCAGACGATTATGGCTTCTGGAAGCGAACTCCAGACCAGGAAGATCGGCGTTTAGGCGACTTGGCCTTGAGGGATGTGCTGCACAATCTCTTGAGCGGCCACTAGGCTATGCCCAAATGCTGGCCCACCGTCTCCATACGCCGTTAATTACTCCATCACCCGTATTAGACCGTTCTCGGTATGACAACGTTCAGGAGGTTCTTCCATGA
- a CDS encoding YheC/YheD family protein, with protein MLKSKVAVQVISSGMLAEDTLMLGEAYMKQWKIPQGQPVAMTFGSLKQHVKVLPVARYDGIRISQSLARKMGIANGAALRINYKSGSATLSLGPLIGILISRDYPGTPDKPFGSITMFCKELVDGCAAQGGHVCFFTPGQITGEQQTVEGWIYAGGWQRASLPIPNVINNRLTSRKLENKPSVQHFFKEVKSRFQTTVFNEKFLDKTEVFEALKKDEAALRYLPESYSLRSFATLKGMCSKHANIFLKPVRGSLGKGIIRVSKTENGGYQAQFTTTTGSRKQLYPNQLKLYSAISAKMKTVRYQVQQGLQLIEIQKRPVDFRALVQKNVSGKWKITSIVARTAGGQHFVSNLARGGTLSTVSEAISKSNLTSGRADASSRLQQAALLIAKGIETHIPAHFGELGIDLAIDASGRVWLLEVNSKPSKNDNTPLNDNKIRPSVRMVIQYSRFLSGF; from the coding sequence ATGCTCAAATCGAAAGTAGCCGTCCAGGTTATCAGCTCAGGCATGCTCGCCGAGGATACGCTCATGCTGGGCGAGGCCTATATGAAACAGTGGAAAATCCCTCAGGGCCAGCCTGTAGCGATGACTTTCGGCTCACTTAAGCAACATGTCAAAGTATTACCCGTCGCACGTTATGATGGCATTCGAATTAGCCAGAGCCTAGCACGCAAAATGGGCATTGCGAATGGCGCTGCATTAAGAATCAACTATAAATCCGGATCAGCAACACTTTCACTCGGCCCGCTTATCGGTATTCTGATCAGTAGGGATTATCCAGGGACACCCGATAAGCCGTTCGGTTCTATCACCATGTTCTGCAAAGAGCTGGTTGATGGCTGTGCCGCGCAAGGCGGGCATGTGTGTTTCTTCACTCCCGGCCAAATTACTGGCGAGCAGCAAACCGTGGAAGGCTGGATCTATGCGGGTGGCTGGCAAAGGGCGTCGCTTCCCATTCCAAATGTGATTAACAATCGACTTACTTCCCGAAAACTAGAGAACAAACCCAGCGTACAACATTTTTTCAAAGAAGTAAAATCCAGGTTTCAGACGACTGTTTTCAATGAAAAGTTTCTTGATAAAACGGAAGTATTCGAAGCACTCAAGAAGGATGAAGCTGCCCTCCGCTATTTGCCAGAGTCCTATTCACTGCGCAGCTTCGCCACCCTTAAAGGCATGTGCAGCAAACACGCCAACATCTTTTTGAAGCCTGTCAGAGGAAGCCTTGGCAAAGGGATCATCCGAGTATCAAAGACTGAAAACGGCGGTTACCAAGCCCAATTTACTACAACGACAGGCTCGCGGAAGCAGCTTTATCCTAACCAGCTCAAACTGTATTCCGCCATCTCTGCGAAAATGAAAACCGTCCGCTATCAGGTACAACAAGGCCTCCAGCTGATTGAAATCCAGAAACGGCCCGTCGACTTCCGGGCACTTGTACAGAAAAATGTCAGCGGCAAATGGAAAATCACTTCGATTGTTGCCCGGACAGCTGGCGGTCAGCATTTTGTTTCCAACCTCGCAAGAGGCGGCACATTAAGTACCGTTAGCGAGGCGATTTCCAAATCCAACCTGACGAGCGGCCGAGCGGATGCCTCGAGCAGGCTGCAGCAAGCAGCGCTCCTCATTGCCAAAGGGATTGAGACGCATATCCCCGCCCATTTCGGTGAGCTCGGCATCGATCTGGCTATTGATGCAAGCGGCAGAGTATGGCTGCTGGAGGTCAACTCCAAGCCTTCCAAAAATGACAATACGCCACTGAATGATAACAAAATTCGTCCATCCGTTCGCATGGTTATTCAATATTCCCGATTTTTATCGGGCTTCTAG
- a CDS encoding YlbF family regulator, whose amino-acid sequence MNVYDKTYELAKALKDSEEARLLKEAKHAADADPDAKGLLDNFRERQNELQQKMMAGEEPSAADMDTLNKLYEVISLNPLVSGLMEAERRFSIVFEDINRIMSDVLKSIVD is encoded by the coding sequence ATGAATGTATACGACAAAACGTATGAACTGGCCAAAGCGTTAAAGGATAGCGAGGAAGCACGTTTGCTGAAGGAAGCAAAGCATGCTGCAGACGCTGATCCCGATGCAAAAGGGCTGCTTGATAACTTTCGCGAGCGCCAAAACGAGCTGCAGCAGAAAATGATGGCGGGCGAGGAGCCTTCCGCTGCCGATATGGATACGCTGAACAAGCTGTACGAGGTCATTTCGCTGAATCCGCTCGTCAGCGGCTTGATGGAGGCTGAGCGCCGCTTCTCCATCGTTTTTGAGGACATAAACCGCATTATGTCCGATGTGCTAAAATCCATCGTTGATTAA
- a CDS encoding helix-turn-helix transcriptional regulator has protein sequence MSKFARYIGDNIRTLRKIRGLSQEQLALRADINASYMGQVERGEKSPTVDVLGKIAAALDSPLEQLVHLDASQQTSPEDNSYADKIAHQLHGLTVKEQEAVYKFVKQLVQFKELD, from the coding sequence TTGAGTAAATTTGCCCGATACATTGGAGATAACATCCGCACACTACGCAAAATAAGAGGGCTTAGCCAGGAGCAGCTGGCGCTCAGAGCGGACATTAATGCTTCGTATATGGGGCAAGTCGAGCGAGGAGAGAAAAGTCCAACCGTCGATGTACTCGGCAAAATTGCCGCAGCGCTCGACTCTCCACTGGAACAGCTTGTTCATTTGGATGCTTCGCAGCAGACAAGCCCAGAAGACAATAGTTACGCTGACAAAATCGCCCATCAACTACATGGACTAACCGTCAAAGAACAAGAAGCGGTTTACAAATTCGTAAAGCAGCTCGTCCAGTTCAAAGAATTGGATTAA
- a CDS encoding DRTGG domain-containing protein: protein MSKVGSGSETSTKHELILAHIQELKIGTKISVRVIAKTLGVSEGTAYKAIKEAEATGLVSTKERIGTVRIDRKRKEALDQLTFGEVAEIVEGQLFGGASGLEKTLHKFVIGAMELDAMLRYIDEDSLLIVGNRIGAHKRALEQGAGVLITGGFETSEEVKALADEKGLPILSSRYDTFTVASMINRAMYDRLIKRKVMLIEDLVTFSRPADVLHPSETAGSFKELRRRTGYSRFPVVDDRGKVIGMMTAKDASGALDEQTVDKLMTRHPITAAPNITVTSAAHTMAAEGIDLLPIVDRHRKLLGVISRQQVIDALRFAGKQPESGETFDDLMWSRFMASEDAAGEFVYKGVVTPQMSGSLGMISEGVLVTLMTQAGRRMIRETGKRDYLLESMTTYFVKPVEMDSEITIIPRAMEMSRKSTKLEIEVWDRGGLAAKAMMSAQMIDP from the coding sequence GTGTCTAAAGTCGGTTCCGGTTCAGAGACCAGCACCAAGCATGAACTGATTCTTGCACATATACAAGAGCTGAAGATCGGAACAAAAATCTCGGTCAGAGTGATTGCAAAAACGCTGGGAGTCAGTGAAGGAACAGCTTATAAAGCCATTAAAGAAGCGGAAGCAACCGGACTCGTCAGCACAAAGGAACGAATTGGGACGGTACGCATCGACCGTAAAAGAAAAGAAGCACTTGACCAGCTTACGTTCGGCGAAGTGGCGGAAATTGTAGAAGGCCAGCTTTTTGGTGGCGCATCAGGCCTTGAGAAAACGCTGCATAAGTTCGTCATTGGAGCTATGGAGCTTGATGCTATGCTACGTTATATTGATGAGGACAGCCTGCTTATTGTCGGCAATCGGATCGGTGCGCACAAGCGGGCGCTGGAGCAGGGAGCAGGCGTGCTCATTACAGGCGGCTTCGAGACGAGCGAGGAGGTTAAAGCGCTTGCTGATGAGAAGGGGCTGCCGATTCTCTCTTCGCGATATGATACGTTTACCGTTGCATCCATGATTAACCGCGCTATGTATGACCGCCTTATTAAGCGTAAAGTGATGCTGATTGAAGATTTGGTTACGTTCAGCAGGCCCGCCGATGTGCTGCATCCGAGTGAAACGGCAGGCAGCTTCAAGGAGTTGCGGCGCAGAACAGGTTATTCGCGGTTTCCCGTAGTGGATGACCGTGGTAAAGTCATAGGCATGATGACAGCAAAGGATGCATCCGGCGCACTAGATGAGCAGACCGTGGATAAGCTGATGACCCGCCATCCGATTACGGCTGCACCGAATATTACCGTTACATCCGCTGCTCATACGATGGCGGCGGAAGGAATCGATTTGCTGCCTATCGTTGATCGGCATCGCAAACTGCTTGGTGTCATTAGCCGCCAGCAGGTAATTGATGCGCTCCGGTTTGCGGGCAAACAGCCGGAATCGGGCGAAACGTTCGATGATTTAATGTGGTCAAGATTTATGGCTAGCGAAGATGCAGCGGGCGAGTTTGTTTATAAAGGGGTCGTAACGCCGCAAATGTCAGGTTCGCTTGGCATGATATCGGAAGGCGTGCTCGTTACGCTTATGACACAGGCGGGCAGAAGAATGATTCGCGAGACGGGGAAACGCGACTATTTGCTTGAGAGCATGACGACTTATTTTGTTAAGCCGGTTGAAATGGACAGTGAAATAACGATTATACCACGGGCGATGGAGATGAGCCGCAAGTCAACGAAGCTGGAAATTGAAGTGTGGGATCGGGGCGGGCTGGCAGCGAAAGCGATGATGTCAGCCCAGATGATTGATCCTTAA
- a CDS encoding YtpI family protein: MDSLMQYLFAPVIFLTLLLTVIFSYRSRRATDGAMRMLYGARMNISMGIMLIFIAGVQLFLSNESTVRIVIGTLFMVIGLFNLFAGLRNLSMLRTTRR, translated from the coding sequence ATGGACTCACTGATGCAATATTTATTTGCACCCGTCATCTTCCTCACCTTGCTGCTGACGGTTATTTTCAGCTACAGATCCCGCAGGGCCACTGATGGCGCAATGCGTATGCTGTACGGGGCTAGAATGAATATAAGCATGGGCATCATGCTCATATTTATTGCCGGCGTTCAGCTGTTTTTGTCCAATGAATCCACCGTGCGCATCGTTATCGGGACGCTATTCATGGTCATTGGCCTATTCAATCTTTTCGCTGGCCTGCGCAATCTCAGCATGCTGCGCACGACGCGCCGCTAA
- a CDS encoding YtrH family sporulation protein — translation MNYFLMKAGLDFFIAFGVVLGGSMLAGIGSVFLLMPPTSMMVNTAANLKIWAIVAAVGGSIDPMRVIESNIMEGHLSPAAQQVGYIIAAFLGAHMGTELVKLICKGTG, via the coding sequence GTGAATTATTTTTTGATGAAGGCAGGGCTCGATTTCTTTATTGCCTTTGGCGTCGTATTAGGCGGCTCAATGCTTGCTGGCATTGGATCAGTGTTTCTGCTGATGCCCCCCACCTCCATGATGGTCAATACAGCGGCAAATTTAAAAATATGGGCTATAGTAGCCGCAGTAGGCGGCTCCATTGATCCAATGCGTGTCATAGAAAGCAACATTATGGAGGGGCATCTGTCCCCCGCGGCACAGCAGGTCGGCTATATTATCGCTGCTTTTCTAGGGGCTCATATGGGCACAGAGCTAGTCAAGCTCATTTGCAAAGGGACGGGCTAA
- a CDS encoding DNA polymerase III subunit alpha, which produces MTANESPFVHLHVHSEYSLLDGAARIRDLTARAAELGMKALALTDHGVMYGAIPFIRACQQHGIKPIVGCEMYMTAGSRFEKGSRKENPIYHLILLAKNETGYRNLMKLSSIAHLEGFHYRPRVDPEMLAKHAEGIVCLSACLGGEVSQHLLHDRPEEARKAAQRYRDIFGDDFYLELQDHHLLEQKKVNAAMIELARETGIQLAVTNDVHYITAADAEMQDVLICIGTGKSVDDEDRMKMQTDQMYLKSGEEMAALFRHVPQAIANTAAIAGKCTLELAFGRAPLPVFHPVPEGASSAGYLQQLCSEGLLARYSLLPEWTQEPDFRREAEQRLAYELSVIEKMGFSDYFLIVWDFIRFAHEQGIRTGPGRGSSAGSLVAYTLRITDVDPLKYKLLFERFLNPERISMPDIDIDFNDERRDEVIAYVAKKYGEGHVAQIITFGTMAAKAAVRDVGRAMNVPFAEVDRAAKLIPRQLGITLAEALRTTEGLREAAERLPKTAAMLDMALKVEGMPRHASTHAAGVVIASEPLTEYVPLQAGGEGAVLTQYSMEHLEAIGLLKMDFLGLRTLSILERTLNWVKEQYGETIDFRTIPDNDPDTYAMLGRGETTGIFQLESSGVRRVLRDLKASEFEDIVSVLALYRPGPMEFIPKYIQGKHGEVQVEYPHPSLEPILADTYGIIVYQEQIMQIASSMAGFSLGEADLLRRAVSKKKREVLDEQREHFVKGSVTQGYSEDEANLVYDMIVRFADYGFPRAHAAAYGVLAFQTAWLKAHYPVPFMASMLASVNGNQRKTAEYVDECRRMGIQVLPPDVNESGVTFTPVEGAVRFGLATVKNVGTQAIEALRKEREDKPFVSLLDLCRRVDLRVVNKRVLESLIQAGAFDSLPGHRAQLLGALEETVEAAVKWRKERAELQIELFGFDEVQNWDVELPDIRPFSTAEQLEFERELLGMYLSGHPLDAVEEQLAPLGLDRLFELADAAEGAPAVAAVHIVSLKPFTNKKGNAMGFLELEDRILRVEAVVFPAVWKRCGDKLEKGGLAIVQATVQHQDEEFKLILEDVVPLAGGAAAAGAPLAEQAQRLLRQAQARAARGAWPGPGQAKPSGQGQSGARAATPAAPAGRGPGTAAAGEAQQLPPRAPRQEPAGRKRQRVYIKLAAAREQLAALERLKQLLAEHPGQLDTVLFYEREQKLIALSDSYRVKPSPELFGEIEQLFGEGAVVVK; this is translated from the coding sequence ATGACCGCTAATGAGTCGCCATTCGTGCATTTGCACGTTCATAGTGAATATAGCCTGCTTGATGGCGCGGCGCGAATACGCGATTTGACAGCCCGCGCTGCGGAGCTGGGGATGAAGGCGCTGGCGCTTACGGACCATGGCGTCATGTATGGAGCTATTCCGTTCATCCGTGCCTGCCAGCAGCATGGTATTAAGCCGATTGTAGGCTGTGAGATGTATATGACCGCAGGCTCGCGGTTTGAGAAGGGCTCGCGCAAGGAAAACCCGATCTATCACTTAATTTTGCTTGCCAAAAATGAAACCGGATATCGCAATCTCATGAAGCTGAGCTCGATTGCCCATTTGGAGGGCTTTCATTATCGGCCGCGCGTCGATCCAGAAATGCTGGCTAAGCATGCGGAGGGCATCGTCTGCCTGAGTGCCTGTCTTGGAGGCGAGGTTTCGCAGCATTTGCTGCATGACCGTCCGGAGGAAGCGCGCAAGGCGGCACAGCGGTATCGGGACATTTTCGGCGATGATTTTTATTTGGAGCTACAGGACCATCATTTGCTGGAGCAGAAAAAAGTGAATGCAGCAATGATTGAGCTGGCACGGGAAACCGGCATTCAGCTGGCGGTTACGAACGATGTCCATTATATTACTGCGGCTGACGCGGAAATGCAGGATGTGCTTATTTGCATTGGAACGGGCAAATCCGTCGATGACGAGGACCGTATGAAAATGCAGACGGACCAAATGTATTTAAAAAGCGGGGAAGAGATGGCTGCCCTATTCCGCCATGTCCCGCAGGCTATTGCAAATACGGCAGCCATCGCAGGCAAATGTACGCTGGAGCTGGCTTTTGGACGGGCGCCGCTTCCGGTATTTCATCCCGTGCCAGAGGGGGCAAGCTCAGCAGGGTATTTGCAGCAGCTATGCAGCGAAGGACTGCTTGCGAGATACAGCTTGCTGCCAGAGTGGACGCAGGAGCCGGACTTCCGCCGGGAGGCTGAGCAGCGGCTAGCCTATGAGCTGTCTGTCATTGAAAAAATGGGTTTTAGCGATTATTTTCTAATCGTCTGGGATTTTATTCGTTTTGCCCATGAGCAGGGCATTCGTACAGGCCCGGGACGGGGGTCGTCAGCCGGCTCTCTGGTTGCTTATACACTGCGAATCACCGACGTAGATCCGCTAAAATACAAGCTGCTCTTTGAGCGTTTTCTAAATCCGGAGCGCATATCGATGCCCGATATTGATATCGACTTTAATGATGAGCGTCGGGATGAAGTCATTGCCTATGTCGCCAAAAAATATGGCGAAGGGCATGTTGCCCAAATTATTACGTTCGGCACAATGGCGGCGAAAGCAGCGGTCCGCGACGTCGGACGCGCGATGAATGTGCCGTTCGCCGAGGTGGATCGTGCGGCGAAGCTCATTCCGCGCCAGCTCGGCATTACGCTTGCCGAGGCGCTGCGGACGACTGAGGGACTGCGCGAGGCGGCGGAGCGCCTGCCTAAGACGGCAGCGATGCTGGATATGGCGCTTAAGGTAGAGGGCATGCCGCGCCATGCCTCTACGCATGCGGCTGGAGTTGTTATTGCCAGCGAGCCGCTGACGGAGTATGTGCCGCTGCAAGCGGGCGGCGAAGGGGCTGTTTTGACCCAATATTCAATGGAGCATCTGGAAGCGATTGGGCTGCTCAAGATGGACTTTCTAGGACTGCGCACCCTTTCGATTTTGGAGCGGACGCTGAATTGGGTGAAGGAGCAGTACGGAGAGACGATTGATTTTCGCACGATTCCCGACAACGACCCGGATACGTATGCGATGCTCGGCCGCGGCGAGACGACGGGTATTTTCCAATTGGAGTCTTCCGGTGTGCGCCGCGTGTTGCGGGACTTGAAGGCGTCGGAGTTTGAAGATATCGTATCGGTCCTGGCTTTGTATCGGCCTGGTCCGATGGAATTTATTCCAAAATATATTCAAGGCAAGCATGGCGAGGTACAGGTGGAATATCCTCATCCATCCCTAGAGCCGATTCTTGCTGATACGTATGGCATTATCGTGTATCAGGAGCAAATTATGCAGATTGCCTCCAGCATGGCGGGTTTCTCGCTGGGTGAAGCAGATTTGCTGCGCCGTGCCGTTTCCAAGAAAAAGCGCGAAGTGCTGGATGAGCAGCGGGAGCATTTTGTGAAGGGCAGCGTGACGCAGGGCTACAGCGAGGACGAGGCGAATCTCGTTTACGATATGATCGTGCGTTTCGCAGACTATGGGTTCCCGCGGGCGCATGCTGCTGCTTACGGTGTACTGGCTTTTCAAACGGCATGGCTGAAGGCGCATTATCCGGTACCATTTATGGCTTCGATGCTGGCGTCCGTGAATGGCAACCAGCGGAAAACGGCGGAATACGTCGATGAATGCCGCCGAATGGGCATTCAGGTGCTGCCGCCCGATGTCAACGAGAGCGGCGTAACGTTCACGCCAGTTGAAGGAGCGGTGCGCTTTGGGCTCGCGACGGTTAAAAATGTTGGTACGCAGGCGATCGAAGCGCTGCGGAAGGAACGGGAGGACAAGCCGTTTGTGAGCTTGCTCGACCTATGCCGCCGCGTCGATTTGCGCGTCGTGAACAAGCGCGTGCTGGAGTCGCTGATTCAAGCAGGAGCCTTCGACTCGCTGCCGGGACACCGGGCGCAATTGCTCGGTGCTCTGGAGGAGACGGTCGAGGCGGCGGTGAAATGGCGCAAGGAGCGCGCTGAGCTGCAGATCGAGCTGTTTGGCTTCGATGAGGTGCAGAACTGGGATGTGGAGCTGCCGGATATCAGGCCGTTCTCCACAGCTGAGCAGCTGGAGTTTGAGCGCGAGCTGCTAGGCATGTACTTGTCCGGGCATCCGCTCGACGCCGTGGAGGAGCAGCTTGCGCCGCTTGGGCTCGACCGGCTGTTCGAGCTTGCGGATGCGGCGGAAGGAGCGCCGGCGGTAGCGGCGGTGCACATTGTGTCGCTGAAGCCGTTCACGAACAAGAAGGGCAATGCGATGGGTTTTCTGGAGCTGGAGGATCGCATCCTCCGCGTCGAAGCCGTTGTGTTCCCGGCAGTGTGGAAACGCTGCGGGGATAAGCTGGAAAAGGGAGGCCTCGCCATTGTGCAGGCGACCGTGCAGCATCAGGATGAGGAGTTTAAACTCATCCTGGAGGATGTTGTGCCGCTTGCAGGCGGAGCTGCTGCGGCCGGGGCGCCGCTCGCAGAGCAGGCGCAGCGCCTCTTGCGGCAAGCGCAAGCCCGCGCCGCGAGAGGCGCTTGGCCCGGTCCCGGGCAGGCGAAGCCGTCCGGGCAGGGCCAGAGCGGGGCGCGGGCGGCAACGCCAGCCGCCCCGGCGGGCCGCGGGCCCGGCACTGCTGCTGCGGGCGAAGCGCAGCAGCTGCCGCCGCGGGCACCGCGGCAGGAACCCGCTGGGCGAAAGCGCCAGCGGGTTTACATCAAGCTCGCAGCCGCGCGCGAGCAGCTTGCCGCGCTGGAGCGGCTCAAGCAGCTGCTGGCCGAGCACCCCGGCCAGCTGGACACCGTTCTGTTCTACGAGCGCGAACAGAAGCTGATCGCCCTTAGCGACAGCTACCGCGTCAAGCCGTCGCCGGAATTGTTCGGCGAGATTGAGCAGCTGTTCGGCGAAGGCGCGGTCGTCGTCAAATAG
- a CDS encoding phosphatidylglycerophosphatase A: MASTSKIEAWLGKRGVKVDDIAEIVYTLQRPYNASLCMKECEDSVRAVLGKREVQYVLYTGIALDELAERKLLPEPLQAIMENDESLYGVDETLALGITNVYGMIGLTSFGYLDKVKPGIISQLNLKGRHIHVFLDDLVAGLAAAASARIAHQDPKAQQYHLPDSP, encoded by the coding sequence ATGGCTTCGACATCCAAAATTGAAGCGTGGCTGGGCAAGCGTGGAGTGAAGGTTGATGATATTGCTGAAATTGTATATACACTGCAGCGGCCCTACAATGCGAGCTTATGCATGAAGGAATGCGAGGATAGCGTCCGGGCTGTACTGGGCAAGCGAGAGGTGCAGTATGTTTTATATACGGGCATCGCACTAGACGAGCTTGCGGAGCGCAAGTTATTGCCCGAGCCGCTTCAGGCGATTATGGAAAATGACGAGTCGCTGTATGGCGTGGACGAGACGCTGGCGCTTGGCATTACGAATGTGTACGGGATGATCGGCTTGACGAGTTTTGGTTATTTGGATAAAGTGAAGCCTGGCATTATAAGTCAGCTTAATCTTAAGGGGCGGCATATTCATGTGTTCCTCGATGATCTCGTAGCAGGACTTGCGGCAGCGGCCTCAGCAAGAATTGCACATCAGGACCCGAAAGCGCAGCAATACCATTTGCCCGATTCCCCATGA
- the accD gene encoding acetyl-CoA carboxylase, carboxyltransferase subunit beta produces MQIKDLFTKKKYATVPSERPKRDIPEGLMNKCTRCGTIQYSKELEKNLKVCSSCGYHFRLSAWERIAMTLDEGQLTEYDTDLVSEDPLGFPGYASKLEQQLAKNPNLREAVVTGEGTIGGLPVVVAVMSFDFFSGSMGSVVGEKITRAVEAALEKRLPLIIFSTSGGARMQESILSLMQMAKTSAALSKLHEAGGLFISVFTDPTMGGVSASFASLGDYNLAEPGALVGFAGRIVIEQTIRQKLPDNFQTAEFNLQHGQLDMVVHRNDMKHMLTKLLDMHTAGEGLSNGG; encoded by the coding sequence GTGCAAATAAAGGACTTGTTTACGAAGAAGAAATACGCGACAGTACCTTCGGAGCGCCCTAAACGCGACATTCCAGAAGGACTGATGAATAAGTGTACGCGGTGCGGAACGATTCAATACAGCAAAGAGCTGGAGAAGAATCTGAAGGTCTGCTCCTCCTGCGGCTATCACTTCCGCCTTTCGGCTTGGGAGCGCATTGCCATGACGCTTGATGAAGGACAGCTAACGGAATACGATACCGATCTTGTATCGGAAGATCCGCTTGGTTTCCCAGGTTATGCGAGCAAGCTGGAGCAGCAACTGGCTAAGAACCCGAACTTGCGTGAAGCAGTTGTTACCGGCGAAGGAACTATCGGCGGTCTTCCTGTCGTTGTCGCTGTCATGAGCTTTGACTTTTTCAGCGGCAGCATGGGCTCGGTGGTAGGGGAAAAAATAACGCGGGCTGTAGAAGCGGCGCTTGAAAAGCGCCTGCCGCTTATTATTTTCTCGACATCGGGTGGCGCACGCATGCAGGAAAGCATTCTCAGCCTCATGCAAATGGCCAAAACAAGCGCAGCGCTCTCGAAGCTTCATGAAGCGGGCGGCTTGTTTATCTCGGTATTCACCGATCCAACGATGGGTGGCGTCTCGGCGAGCTTCGCAAGTCTTGGCGACTACAATTTGGCCGAGCCTGGCGCGTTAGTAGGCTTCGCAGGCCGCATTGTAATCGAGCAGACGATTCGTCAGAAGCTGCCGGACAACTTCCAGACGGCGGAATTCAATTTGCAGCATGGACAGCTTGATATGGTTGTACACCGTAACGACATGAAGCATATGCTGACCAAACTGCTTGATATGCATACCGCAGGGGAGGGATTGTCTAATGGCGGGTGA